A DNA window from Phaenicophaeus curvirostris isolate KB17595 chromosome 11, BPBGC_Pcur_1.0, whole genome shotgun sequence contains the following coding sequences:
- the WDR6 gene encoding tRNA (34-2'-O)-methyltransferase regulator WDR6, with protein sequence MESVALVAPVTALEFAGDVLLAGTGPEVAAFLLSGAGPAALAARRIVLREASVQGLRAERGGAGPAVLVAAFGGRSVAVLRVRAAGGGAGLAVLALRAAGERVWEARWAAGGRLALALGGGAVALLDWRGGGRWLRRAGCGGAGGALRCAALSGPRWGRLALAAGTAAGTVLVWRAAAPAAPRRRLTGHRGAVLALRWAAARGLLASASEDRSVRLWAVGDLHGGDDDDEGAGRCLLVCYGHGSRVAAVALRGRLPVSAGEDGACLEWDGGGSARRERRGHRGALRALALRPGGGRVATGGDDGGVRAWRARGGAAPAPVALGAPWRARAALLLAPRRALALSEAGAVAAREAPAGPWQPVLPAGTAGPRALLAADAERALCALGDGDGRLLLFVPGGPLAAHAPFDGAVRGLSWAPRPGAPPALLASGPGGEMLCFDVALRPGGSPRVRLAGRYRLPPCKQRWHTCGLLLPRAPLLLCGDRRGSLLLFPAPRDASPGGEAQPSCPSDKEALPLESPLCVLYGLHGKTGVTSVACHGDYIYSTGRDGVYRQLRLRGRQLEVLRKHRPCKGLRWIEELRFTPDGDLLVLGFHADNFVVWSSRTGENVHCVPCGGGHRSWSYCSSPSADAFAFVKRGDVMLYHREAQPHEQQVLLESLHGREIVCVRRLGAVEVPGRPAVDVFVTGSEDTTACVLVLSERTRAALPVARLSDHISSVRALALAGNGDCADGDLSVLLFSAGGRAQIECYRLLCAGDPASESAVDCQVVHVASHRLDEYWERKKNRHKLVKMDPETRYMSLSVVPGTSTKQLPMPWKFLAAACSDGSVRLFGLLEAAQKLVLVAESFHHQRCVLKVEAFLHTQVGEERRHLLCSAATDGSVAFWDITQPLAAAADALNQAEGEMQPLALGSPLLTVTAHTCGVNSLHIRKTPEGPYLVASGSDDGSIHVCLLEVAAGEATAGTSLRVLERVARPCAHAAHVTGIRVLRPDLLLSASVDQRLTLWWRLPDGLDELSTTFFHVPDLAELDCWEEAEANGELRFCCVLCGQGLEMLRGTAAPEPLPPGPVTLPQPAPQIPGEDTCLRALPLSTACPLPPGTAEPERGQL encoded by the exons ATGGAGTCGGTGGCGCTGGTGGCTCCGGTGACGGCGCTGGAGTTCGCGGGGGACGTGCTGCTGGCGG GCACGGGCCCGGAGGTGGCGGCGTTCCTGCTGAGCGGCGCGGGCCCGGCGGCGTTGGCGGCGCGGCGGATCGTGCTGCGTGAGGCCAGCGTGCAGGGTCTGCGGGCggagcgcggcggggccgggccggcgGTGCTGGTGGCGGCGTTCGGCGGGCGCAGCGTGGCGGTGCTGCGGgtgcgggcggcgggcggcggggccgggctggCCGTGCTGGCGCTGCGGGCGGCGGGCGAGCGGGTGTGGGAGGCGCGCtgggcggcgggcgggcgccTGGCGCTGGCGCTGGGCGGCGGGGCCGTGGCGCTGCTCGActggcggggcggcgggcgctgGCTGCGCCGGGCGGGctgcggcggggccgggggggcgcTGCGCTGCGCCGCGCTGAGCGGGCCGCGCTGGGGGCGCCTGGCGCTGGCGGCGGGCACGGCGGCGGGGACCGTGCTGGTGTggcgggcggcggcgcccgCGGCCCCGCGCCGGCGGCTAACGGGGCACCGGGGGGCCGTGCTGGCGCTGCGctgggcggcggcgcgggggctgcTGGCCTCGGCCTCCGAGGACCGCAGCGTGCGGCTCTGGGCCGTCGGCGACCTGCACGGCGGCGACGACGACGACGAGGGTGCCGGCCGGTGCCTGCTCGTGTGCTACGGGCACGGGTCGCGCGTGGCCGCGGTGGCGCTGCGGGGGCGGCTGCCGGTGAGCGCGGGCGAGGACGGCGCGTGCCTCGAGTGGgacggcggcggctccgcgcggcgggagcggcgcggGCACCGGGGGGCCCTGCGCGCCCTGGCGCTGCGGCCCGGCGGGGGCCGCGTGGCCACGGGGGGCGACGACGGCGGCGTGCGGGCCtggcgggcgcggggcggcgcggccccggccccggtgGCGCTGGGGGCGCCGTGGCGGGCGCGGGCGGCGCTGCTGCTGGCCCCGCGACGCGCGCTGGCGCTGAGCGAGGCGGGCGCGGTGGCGGCTCGGGAAGCGCCCGCGGGGCCCTGGCAGCCGGTGCTGCCCGCCGGGACCGCGGGGCCCCGGGCGCTGCTGGCGGCCGACGCCGAGCGGGCCCTCTGCGCCCTGGGCGACGGCGACGGGCGGCTGCTCCTCTTCGTCCCGGGCGGCCCCCTCGCCGCGCACGCCCCGTTCGACGGCGCCGTGCGGGGCCTGAGCTGGGCGCCGCGGCCCGGGGCGCCCCCCGCGCTGCTGGCCTCGGGGCCCGGCGGGGAGATGCTCTGCTTCGACGTCGCCCTCCGGCCCGGGGGGTCGCCCCGCGTGCGGCTCGCGGGGCGCTACCGGCTGCCGCCCTGCAAGCAGCGCTGGCACACCTGCGGCCTGCTGCTGCCCCGAGCCCCGCTCCTGCTCTGCGGGGACCGACGGGgctccctgctcctcttcccCGCGCCCCGTGACGCCAGCCCGGGCGGCGAGGCGCAGCCCTCGTGCCCGTCGGACAAGGAGGCTCTTCCCCTGGAGAGCCCGCTGTGCGTGCTCTACGGGCTCCACGGGAAGACGGGGGTCACCTCGGTCGCCTGCCACGGCGACTACATCTACAGCACCGGCCGGGACGGCGTCTACCGGCAGCTGCGCCTGCGGGGCCGGCAGCTGGAGGTGCTGCGCAAGCACCGGCCCTGCAAAGGGCTGCGGTGGATCGAGGAGCTGCGCTTCACCCCGGACGGGGATCTGCTCGTTCTGGGCTTTCACGCCGACAACTTCGTGGTGTGGAGCAGCCGGACCGGCGAGAACGTCCACTGCGTGCCGTGCGGCGGCGGGCACCGCTCCTGGAGCTACTGCAGCAGCCCCTCGGCCGACGCCTTCGCCTTCGTCAAGCGCGGGGACGTGATGCTGTACCACCGCGAGGCCCAGCCCCACGAGCAGCAGGTGCTCCTCGAGTCCCTGCACGGGCGGGAGATCGTTTGCGTGCGGCGCCTGGGGGCGGTGGAGGTGCCCGGCCGCCCCGCCGTCGACGTCTTCGTCACCGGCAGCGAGGACACCACGGCCTGCGTCCTGGTGCTCAGCGAGCGCACCCGGGCGGCCCTGCCCGTCGCCCGGCTCAGCGACCACATCTCCAGCGTGAGGGCCCTGGCGCTGGCCGGCAACGGGGACTGCGCGGACGGGGACCTGTCTGTGCTGCTCTTctcggcgggcgggcgggcaCAGATCGAGTGCTACCGGCTGCTGTGTGCGGGGGACCCGGCCTCGGAGAGCGCCGTGGACTGCCAGGTTGTCCACGTGGCCTCTCACCGGCTGGACGAGTactgggagaggaagaagaacagGCACAAGCTCGTCAAGATGGACCCAGAGACGAG GTACATGTCCCTCTCGGTCGTGCCCGGGACCAGCACCAAGCAGCTGCCGATGCCCTGGAAGTTCctggctgcagcctgcagtgatgGATCGGTCCG GCTCTTTGGGCTCCTGGAGGCCGCCCAGAAGCTGGTGCTGGTGGCGGAGTCGTTTCACCACCAGCGCTGCGTGCTGAAGGTGGAGGCGTTCCTGCACACGcaggtgggagaggagag GAGGCACCTCCTGTGCAGTGCAGCCACTGATGGCAGCGTCGCCTTCTGGGACATCACCCAGCCCCTCGCAGCCGCGGCCGATGCCCTGAACCAAGCGGAGGGAGAGATGCAGCCCCTGG CCCTGGGCTCCCCGCTGCTCACCGTCACGGCCCACACCTGCGGCGTGAACAGCCTCCACATCCGCAAGACGCCGGAGGGGCCGTACCTGGTGGCCAGCGGCAGCGACGACGGCTCCATCCACGTCTGCCTGCTGGAGGTGGCCGCGGGCGAGGCCACAGCGGGGACCAGCCTGCGCGTCCTGGAGCGGGTGGCCAGGCCCTGTGCCCACGCCGCTCACGTCACAGGAATCCGGGTGCTGCGGCCGGACCTGCTGCTCTCGGCCTCCGTGGACCAGCGCCTGACGCTGTGGTGGCGGCTCCCGGACGGGCTGGATGAGCTCAGCACCACCTTCTTCCACGTGCCCGACCTGGCGGAGCTGGACtgctgggaggaggcagaggcCAACGGGGAGCTGCGGTTCTGCTGCGTGCTCTGCGGGCAGGGCCTGGAGATGCTGCGTGGCACAGCTGCCCCAGAGCCCCTTCCACCAGGACCTGTAACGCTGCCACAGCCTGCTCCCCAGATACCTGGGGAGGACACCTGCCTACGTGCTCTGCCCCTCAGCACAGCCTGTCCCCTTCCTCCAGGGACAGCAGAGCCTGAGAGAGGGCAGCTTTGA
- the P4HTM gene encoding transmembrane prolyl 4-hydroxylase isoform X2, translating to MAAAAEPEGPPLPGPPGGRPRPVCSRPYFLVLMVFAHLYVLNVLGLLLFVHLSAGETGAPPAAPPPPPPPPARALPRLEGIKVGHTQRLELEPGRVRAARTLSLKPLLFEIPDFLTEEECKLIIHLAQLKGLQKSQILPTDDYEEAMEMIEISQMDIFNLLDHNQDGQLQLKEVLTHTRLGNGRWMTPENIREMYTAVKADPDGNGVLSLEEFKQLNIRDFHKYMGSQKVKMSDLVRNSQHTWLYQGEGAHQVMRAIRQRVMRLTRLPPEIVEHSEPLQVVRYDQGGHYHAHMDSGPVFPETACSHTKLVANESAPFETSCRYVTVLFYLNNVTGGGETVFPIADNRTYEEMSLIQNDVDLRDTRKNCDKGNLRVKPQQGTAVFWYNYLSDGEGWVGELDDFALHGGCLVTQGTKWIANNWINVDPNRGRQLRFQQEMERYAGAGAGPGAPAEWTVDKAYSGAHLEL from the exons atggcggcggcggcggagcctGAGGGGCCGCCGCTGCCCGGCCCTCCCGGCGGGCGCCCGCGCCCCGTGTGCTCCCGGCCCTATTTCCTCGTGCTGATGGTGTTCGCCCACCTCTACGTCCTCAAcgtgctggggctgctcctcttCGTGCACCTCAGCGCCGGAGAGACCggcgcgccgcccgccgcgcccccgccgccgccgccgccgcccgcccgcgccCTCCCGCGCCTCGAGGGCATCAAG GTGGGACACACGCAGCGCCTGGAGCTCGAGCCCGGCAGGGTCCGCGCCGCCCGCACGCTCAGCCTCAAACCGCTGCTCTTCG aaattCCTGACTTCCTGACGGAGGAGGAATGCAAGCTCATCATCCATCTGGCTCAGCTGAAAGGATTGCAGAAAAGCCAGATCCTACCAACAGATGACTATGAAGAAGCCATGGAAATGATAGAAATCAGCCAGATGGACATTTTCAATCTGCTGGACCACAATCAGGATGGGCAGCTGCAGCTCAAAGAG GTGTTGACCCATACCCGGCTTGGGAACGGCAGGTGGATGACCCCCGAAAACATCCGGGAGATGTACACTGCAGTCAAGGCCGATCCTGATGGAAATG GTGTGCTGAGTTTGGAGGAGTTCAAACAACTGAATATCCGTGATTTCCACAAGTACATGGGAAGCCAGAAGGTGAAGATGAGTGACTTGGTGCGCAACAGCCAACACACGTGGCTGTACCAGGGCGAGGGGGCACACCAGGTCATGAGAGCCATACGGCAGAG GGTAATGCGCCTGACTCGCTTGCCCCCCGAGATCGTGGAGCACAGCGAGCCCCTCCAGGTGGTGCGGTATGACCAAGGAGGACACTACCATGCCCACATGGACAGTGGCCCCGTCTTCCCCGAGACTGCCTGCAGCCACACCAAGCTGGTGGCCAACGAAAGCGCTCCCTTTGAGACCTCGTGCCG GTATGTGACAGTGCTGTTCTACCTGAACAACGTGACTGGGGGAGGTGAAACAGTCTTTCCTATAGCCGATAACAGGACGTATGAAGAGATG TCTTTGATCCAGAATGATGTTGATCTGCGAGATACTCGGAAAAACTGCGACAAGGGCAATTTGCGAGTAAAACCTCAGCAAGGCACTGCTGTCTTCTGGTACAACTACCTGTCAGACGGAGAAG GCTGGGTGGGGGAGCTGGATGACTTCGCCCTGCACGGGGGCTGCCTGGTCACCCAAGGCACCAAGTGGATCGCCAACAACTGGATCAACGTCGACCCCAACCGGGGGCGGCAGCTGCGTTTCCAGCAGGAGATGGAGCGCTACGCGGGGGCCGGGGCTGGGCCCGGGGCGCCGGCTGAGTGGACGGTGGACAAAGCCTATAGCGGGGCGCACCTCGAGCTCTAG
- the LOC138725287 gene encoding secreted frizzled-related protein 5-like, which translates to MVTAHRRHPLRLGSPWLLGLLARLLLWGSSGTWASYLRRSSSCTPIPHHMALCYDIGYSEMRIPNLLEHETMSEVIQQSSSWLPLLARECHPDARIFLCSLFAPICLDRLIYPCRSLCEAVKRSCAPVMACYGYPWPEILNCNKFPADHELCIAAVSTDENSSSRRMPRASCKDCELEEASTAREILENLCANDFAVKIRILRKNITTTISDFDLDASRVEVLKHGPLLRTEIPTRLQQWLDIDATCVHNIMRGTQAGVFIVSGDVQSDKVVVNKAYAWQKKNRNLHQAVRRWKHHRCPELAGRRV; encoded by the exons ATGGTCACAGCCCACCGCAGGCACCCCTTGAGGTTGGGTAGCCCATGGCTGCTGGGTCTCCTGGCACGCCTGCTGCTCTGGGGCTCTTCAGGAACCTGGGCGAGCTACCTGAGAAGATCCTCCAGCTGCACACCCATTCCACACCACATGGCCTTGTGCTACGATATTGGCTATTCGGAGATGAGGATTCCCAACCTGCTGGAGCACGAGACCATGTCAGAAGTGATCCAGCAGTCTTCCAGCTGGCTGCCCTTGCTGGCCAGGGAGTGCCACCCAGACGCCAGGATTTTCCTCTGCTCCCTCTTTGCACCAATCTGCTTGGACAG gcTCATCTACCCATGCCGCAGCCTGTGCGAAGCCGTCAAGAGAAGCTGCGCACCCGTCATGGCTTGCTACGGCTACCCCTGGCCCGAAATCCTGAACTGCAACAAGTTCCCCGCAGACCACGAACTGTGCATTGCAGCAGTCTCCACAGATGAAAATTCCTCCAGCAGGAGAA TGCCCCGAGCCAGTTGCAAGGACTGTGAGCTTGAGGAGGCCAGCACTGCCAGGGAGATTCTGGAAAACCTCTGTGCGAATGATTTTG CAGTGAAAATCCGAATCCTGAGGAAGAATATAACCACCACCATCTCGGACTTTGACCTAGATGCCTCCAGGGTGGAGGTCCTGAAGCACGGCCCGCTCCTCCGAACCGAAATCCCCACCAGGCTCCAGCAGTGGCTGGACATAGATGCTACCTGCGTCCACAACATCATGAGAGGCACTCAGGCAGGGGTCTTCATTGTAAGTGGTGACGTACAGAGTGACAAAGTGGTGGTGAACAAGGCCTACGCCTGGCAGAAGAAGAACAGGAACCTGCACCAGGCAGTGCGGAGGTGGAAACATCATCGCTGCCCCGAACTGGCTGGCCGGAGGGTCTGA
- the P4HTM gene encoding transmembrane prolyl 4-hydroxylase isoform X3, which produces MLSGAEPSCCRTASVAAYAFAAEIPDFLTEEECKLIIHLAQLKGLQKSQILPTDDYEEAMEMIEISQMDIFNLLDHNQDGQLQLKEVLTHTRLGNGRWMTPENIREMYTAVKADPDGNGVLSLEEFKQLNIRDFHKYMGSQKVKMSDLVRNSQHTWLYQGEGAHQVMRAIRQRVMRLTRLPPEIVEHSEPLQVVRYDQGGHYHAHMDSGPVFPETACSHTKLVANESAPFETSCRYVTVLFYLNNVTGGGETVFPIADNRTYEEMSLIQNDVDLRDTRKNCDKGNLRVKPQQGTAVFWYNYLSDGEGWVGELDDFALHGGCLVTQGTKWIANNWINVDPNRGRQLRFQQEMERYAGAGAGPGAPAEWTVDKAYSGAHLEL; this is translated from the exons ATGCTGTCTGGAGCTGAGCCCTCCTGCTGCCGAACAG CCTCTGTCGCTGCTTACgcttttgctgcagaaattCCTGACTTCCTGACGGAGGAGGAATGCAAGCTCATCATCCATCTGGCTCAGCTGAAAGGATTGCAGAAAAGCCAGATCCTACCAACAGATGACTATGAAGAAGCCATGGAAATGATAGAAATCAGCCAGATGGACATTTTCAATCTGCTGGACCACAATCAGGATGGGCAGCTGCAGCTCAAAGAG GTGTTGACCCATACCCGGCTTGGGAACGGCAGGTGGATGACCCCCGAAAACATCCGGGAGATGTACACTGCAGTCAAGGCCGATCCTGATGGAAATG GTGTGCTGAGTTTGGAGGAGTTCAAACAACTGAATATCCGTGATTTCCACAAGTACATGGGAAGCCAGAAGGTGAAGATGAGTGACTTGGTGCGCAACAGCCAACACACGTGGCTGTACCAGGGCGAGGGGGCACACCAGGTCATGAGAGCCATACGGCAGAG GGTAATGCGCCTGACTCGCTTGCCCCCCGAGATCGTGGAGCACAGCGAGCCCCTCCAGGTGGTGCGGTATGACCAAGGAGGACACTACCATGCCCACATGGACAGTGGCCCCGTCTTCCCCGAGACTGCCTGCAGCCACACCAAGCTGGTGGCCAACGAAAGCGCTCCCTTTGAGACCTCGTGCCG GTATGTGACAGTGCTGTTCTACCTGAACAACGTGACTGGGGGAGGTGAAACAGTCTTTCCTATAGCCGATAACAGGACGTATGAAGAGATG TCTTTGATCCAGAATGATGTTGATCTGCGAGATACTCGGAAAAACTGCGACAAGGGCAATTTGCGAGTAAAACCTCAGCAAGGCACTGCTGTCTTCTGGTACAACTACCTGTCAGACGGAGAAG GCTGGGTGGGGGAGCTGGATGACTTCGCCCTGCACGGGGGCTGCCTGGTCACCCAAGGCACCAAGTGGATCGCCAACAACTGGATCAACGTCGACCCCAACCGGGGGCGGCAGCTGCGTTTCCAGCAGGAGATGGAGCGCTACGCGGGGGCCGGGGCTGGGCCCGGGGCGCCGGCTGAGTGGACGGTGGACAAAGCCTATAGCGGGGCGCACCTCGAGCTCTAG
- the P4HTM gene encoding transmembrane prolyl 4-hydroxylase isoform X1 translates to MAAAAEPEGPPLPGPPGGRPRPVCSRPYFLVLMVFAHLYVLNVLGLLLFVHLSAGETGAPPAAPPPPPPPPARALPRLEGIKVGHTQRLELEPGRVRAARTLSLKPLLFASVAAYAFAAEIPDFLTEEECKLIIHLAQLKGLQKSQILPTDDYEEAMEMIEISQMDIFNLLDHNQDGQLQLKEVLTHTRLGNGRWMTPENIREMYTAVKADPDGNGVLSLEEFKQLNIRDFHKYMGSQKVKMSDLVRNSQHTWLYQGEGAHQVMRAIRQRVMRLTRLPPEIVEHSEPLQVVRYDQGGHYHAHMDSGPVFPETACSHTKLVANESAPFETSCRYVTVLFYLNNVTGGGETVFPIADNRTYEEMSLIQNDVDLRDTRKNCDKGNLRVKPQQGTAVFWYNYLSDGEGWVGELDDFALHGGCLVTQGTKWIANNWINVDPNRGRQLRFQQEMERYAGAGAGPGAPAEWTVDKAYSGAHLEL, encoded by the exons atggcggcggcggcggagcctGAGGGGCCGCCGCTGCCCGGCCCTCCCGGCGGGCGCCCGCGCCCCGTGTGCTCCCGGCCCTATTTCCTCGTGCTGATGGTGTTCGCCCACCTCTACGTCCTCAAcgtgctggggctgctcctcttCGTGCACCTCAGCGCCGGAGAGACCggcgcgccgcccgccgcgcccccgccgccgccgccgccgcccgcccgcgccCTCCCGCGCCTCGAGGGCATCAAG GTGGGACACACGCAGCGCCTGGAGCTCGAGCCCGGCAGGGTCCGCGCCGCCCGCACGCTCAGCCTCAAACCGCTGCTCTTCG CCTCTGTCGCTGCTTACgcttttgctgcagaaattCCTGACTTCCTGACGGAGGAGGAATGCAAGCTCATCATCCATCTGGCTCAGCTGAAAGGATTGCAGAAAAGCCAGATCCTACCAACAGATGACTATGAAGAAGCCATGGAAATGATAGAAATCAGCCAGATGGACATTTTCAATCTGCTGGACCACAATCAGGATGGGCAGCTGCAGCTCAAAGAG GTGTTGACCCATACCCGGCTTGGGAACGGCAGGTGGATGACCCCCGAAAACATCCGGGAGATGTACACTGCAGTCAAGGCCGATCCTGATGGAAATG GTGTGCTGAGTTTGGAGGAGTTCAAACAACTGAATATCCGTGATTTCCACAAGTACATGGGAAGCCAGAAGGTGAAGATGAGTGACTTGGTGCGCAACAGCCAACACACGTGGCTGTACCAGGGCGAGGGGGCACACCAGGTCATGAGAGCCATACGGCAGAG GGTAATGCGCCTGACTCGCTTGCCCCCCGAGATCGTGGAGCACAGCGAGCCCCTCCAGGTGGTGCGGTATGACCAAGGAGGACACTACCATGCCCACATGGACAGTGGCCCCGTCTTCCCCGAGACTGCCTGCAGCCACACCAAGCTGGTGGCCAACGAAAGCGCTCCCTTTGAGACCTCGTGCCG GTATGTGACAGTGCTGTTCTACCTGAACAACGTGACTGGGGGAGGTGAAACAGTCTTTCCTATAGCCGATAACAGGACGTATGAAGAGATG TCTTTGATCCAGAATGATGTTGATCTGCGAGATACTCGGAAAAACTGCGACAAGGGCAATTTGCGAGTAAAACCTCAGCAAGGCACTGCTGTCTTCTGGTACAACTACCTGTCAGACGGAGAAG GCTGGGTGGGGGAGCTGGATGACTTCGCCCTGCACGGGGGCTGCCTGGTCACCCAAGGCACCAAGTGGATCGCCAACAACTGGATCAACGTCGACCCCAACCGGGGGCGGCAGCTGCGTTTCCAGCAGGAGATGGAGCGCTACGCGGGGGCCGGGGCTGGGCCCGGGGCGCCGGCTGAGTGGACGGTGGACAAAGCCTATAGCGGGGCGCACCTCGAGCTCTAG